A single region of the Dunckerocampus dactyliophorus isolate RoL2022-P2 chromosome 3, RoL_Ddac_1.1, whole genome shotgun sequence genome encodes:
- the lto1 gene encoding protein LTO1 homolog isoform X1, whose product MMARDTGNDDMFDCILMADEKFRGDGYHEGFKRGTYQGLQSGRKHGASHGAQLFTEISFYYGFAVAWKSLLQHRIDPKLRKRIKALESLLGLIQNCSYDDPQSATLQDDVDRLRSKFKQVCSILSIQTDFRDYSKTSHEASF is encoded by the exons ATGATGGCCCGTGACACTGGCAATGACGATatgtttgactgtattctgATGGCGGATGAAAA ATTCCGTGGAGACGGGTACCATGAAGGCTTTAAGAGAGGGACCTACCAAGGCCTGCAAAGTGGCCGTAAACATGGAGCTTCTCACGGTGCTCAACTGTTCACAGAG ATTTCCTTTTATTATGGTTTTGCGGTTGCATGGAAATCTCTTCTTCAACACAGAATAGACCCCAAACTACG aAAACGCATAAAGGCCCTTGAGTCTCTTCTGGGTTTGATCCAGAATTGCAGCTATGATGACCCACAATCTGCAACGCTCCAGGATGACGTGGACAGGCTtcgaagcaaattcaagcag GTCTGTTCCATCCTCAGCATCCAAACAGACTTCAGGGATTACAGCAAAACCTCGCATGAGGCCTCTTTCTAA
- the lto1 gene encoding protein LTO1 homolog isoform X2 → MKNSVETGTMKALREGPTKACKVAVNMELLTVLNCSQRVEGACWSQSQPDFGRQISFYYGFAVAWKSLLQHRIDPKLRKRIKALESLLGLIQNCSYDDPQSATLQDDVDRLRSKFKQVCSILSIQTDFRDYSKTSHEASF, encoded by the exons ATGAAAA ATTCCGTGGAGACGGGTACCATGAAGGCTTTAAGAGAGGGACCTACCAAGGCCTGCAAAGTGGCCGTAAACATGGAGCTTCTCACGGTGCTCAACTGTTCACAGAG ggtcgagggggcatgctggagccaatcccaacctgactttgggcgacag ATTTCCTTTTATTATGGTTTTGCGGTTGCATGGAAATCTCTTCTTCAACACAGAATAGACCCCAAACTACG aAAACGCATAAAGGCCCTTGAGTCTCTTCTGGGTTTGATCCAGAATTGCAGCTATGATGACCCACAATCTGCAACGCTCCAGGATGACGTGGACAGGCTtcgaagcaaattcaagcag GTCTGTTCCATCCTCAGCATCCAAACAGACTTCAGGGATTACAGCAAAACCTCGCATGAGGCCTCTTTCTAA